The following proteins are co-located in the Polystyrenella longa genome:
- the thrS gene encoding threonine--tRNA ligase yields MIQVKLPDGTVKEYSEESSAMDVAESIGSRLAQAVAAAEVDGDIVDATRPLKEVSKNSNEVNLRLLTSRDAEALAVMRHSCAHIMARAVMRVYPNVGLAFGPTLANGFYYDFDMEETISEDDFPRIEAEMKKIIKESESFERFNLNRDEAVELCKELNQDLKVEHIETGLGEHDTVSFYRQGEFVDLCRGPHIPNAGLIKAFKLLSVAGSYWKGDAANKSLQRLYGTAWFSKQDLKSYLEQVEEAKRRDHRVLGRKLGLFQINPDVGQGLCLWLPKGATIRSVLEDFIKKELVERGYQPVYSPHIGRVELYETSGHFPYYRDSQFNPIFGHDAGQMVDAWIRKLQEEELSGKEETKLLEASQVLGCRLNEYNPKGSVEEKVAVLRSWEKQQERYLLKPMNCPHHVQMYKAQPRSYKELPVRLAEFGTVYRHEQSGELNGMLRVRGLTQDDAHLFCMPEQVEGEFRETIELVRFVLDSVGLDDYRVQLSLRDPNSDKYVGSEENWQQAETALRRVLTESGLEFSAEEGEAAFYGPKADFMVRDCLGREWQLGTVQLDYNLPERFQLEYIGSDNKRHRPVMIHRAPFGSMERFIGMLIEHFAGAFPLWLAPEQIRVLPLSEKTEEYAIDIAKKLQREGFRVSTDLNSAKVQAKIRDAQLDLIPYMIIVGPKEAEENGVSLRDRLEGDLGTMPFEEALARLKQEVAEKTIRQVVKSSFAGLESNEGVENEY; encoded by the coding sequence ATGATTCAAGTCAAACTGCCAGATGGTACCGTCAAGGAGTATTCAGAAGAGAGTTCCGCCATGGACGTCGCCGAGTCGATCGGTTCTCGACTCGCACAGGCGGTCGCGGCTGCGGAGGTCGACGGGGATATCGTCGATGCGACTCGCCCTCTCAAAGAAGTCAGCAAGAATAGCAATGAAGTCAATCTGCGCCTGCTGACAAGCCGCGATGCGGAAGCACTCGCTGTGATGCGACATTCCTGTGCACACATCATGGCCCGGGCAGTCATGCGAGTTTATCCAAACGTGGGGCTCGCCTTTGGCCCTACTCTGGCGAATGGCTTTTACTACGATTTCGATATGGAAGAGACCATCAGCGAAGATGATTTCCCCCGTATTGAAGCCGAGATGAAAAAAATCATCAAAGAGTCGGAATCATTTGAGCGGTTTAATCTGAACCGAGATGAAGCGGTCGAGCTTTGTAAGGAACTGAATCAAGACCTCAAAGTCGAACACATCGAAACTGGATTAGGCGAACACGATACTGTCAGCTTTTATCGCCAGGGAGAATTTGTCGACCTCTGTCGTGGTCCTCATATTCCCAATGCAGGTCTGATTAAAGCTTTCAAATTACTGTCGGTTGCTGGTTCCTACTGGAAAGGCGACGCCGCAAATAAATCGCTGCAACGTTTGTATGGAACTGCCTGGTTCAGCAAACAGGATCTTAAAAGCTATCTGGAGCAGGTCGAGGAAGCCAAACGCCGTGACCACCGCGTTCTAGGACGAAAACTAGGGCTGTTCCAGATCAATCCGGATGTAGGACAAGGGCTCTGTCTCTGGTTGCCTAAGGGAGCAACGATCCGCTCTGTTCTGGAAGATTTCATCAAGAAAGAACTCGTCGAACGAGGATATCAACCTGTTTACTCTCCGCATATCGGTCGGGTGGAGTTGTACGAAACCTCGGGGCATTTCCCCTATTACCGCGACTCCCAGTTCAATCCTATTTTCGGACATGACGCCGGCCAGATGGTCGACGCCTGGATCCGAAAACTGCAGGAAGAAGAACTCTCCGGTAAGGAAGAAACCAAACTCCTCGAAGCTTCGCAGGTTCTGGGTTGCCGATTGAATGAATACAACCCTAAAGGCTCCGTCGAAGAAAAAGTGGCTGTGCTCCGATCCTGGGAGAAACAACAGGAACGCTACCTGTTGAAGCCGATGAACTGCCCGCATCACGTGCAAATGTATAAAGCTCAACCGCGTAGCTACAAAGAGTTGCCGGTTCGACTTGCGGAATTCGGTACTGTTTATCGTCACGAACAGTCAGGAGAGCTGAACGGAATGCTGCGTGTTCGGGGTTTAACTCAGGATGACGCGCATCTTTTCTGTATGCCTGAGCAGGTTGAAGGGGAATTTCGTGAGACCATCGAACTGGTACGGTTCGTATTAGACAGCGTCGGTCTCGACGATTACCGGGTTCAACTTTCCCTACGAGATCCTAACAGCGACAAATACGTCGGTAGTGAAGAAAACTGGCAGCAGGCCGAAACCGCACTTCGAAGAGTGTTAACGGAATCCGGCCTCGAATTCTCTGCTGAAGAAGGGGAAGCCGCATTTTACGGTCCGAAAGCCGACTTTATGGTGCGGGATTGCCTCGGTCGTGAGTGGCAGTTGGGGACCGTTCAACTGGACTACAACCTGCCCGAGCGATTCCAACTGGAGTACATCGGTTCCGATAACAAACGTCATCGTCCTGTGATGATTCACCGGGCGCCGTTCGGCTCGATGGAGCGATTCATCGGGATGTTGATCGAGCATTTCGCCGGTGCATTTCCGTTGTGGTTGGCTCCCGAGCAGATTCGAGTGCTGCCACTTAGTGAGAAAACCGAAGAATACGCGATAGATATTGCTAAAAAGCTCCAACGCGAGGGTTTTCGGGTGTCTACCGATTTGAACAGTGCGAAGGTGCAGGCTAAAATCCGTGATGCGCAGCTGGATCTGATTCCGTACATGATTATTGTCGGACCGAAAGAAGCGGAAGAAAACGGAGTCTCTCTGCGAGACCGTCTTGAAGGTGATCTGGGTACCATGCCCTTTGAGGAAGCTCTTGCCCGCCTGAAACAGGAAGTGGCCGAAAAAACGATTCGGCAGGTCGTCAAATCCTCCTTCGCTGGCCTTGAAAGCAACGAAGGTGTCGAGAACGAATACTAG
- a CDS encoding pseudouridine synthase has product MSSPDGEKKIRLQKFLAAAGVGSRRRCEELILKGLVCVDGEVINHAGAMVDPDHQKIEVEGDYLKKEPKRYYLLHKPAGYLCTSKDPAGRPLAIDLIDREHYRLFTVGRLDENSAGLLLVTNDGELANRLAHPRYEIARTYEVQVAGRPTPETLGSIRNGLWFSDGFFKVARVKQLNRRGNSTFLQVELHEGKNREVRRLFARVGHKVMHLQRVRFGPLNLGRLGLGKYRSLTKTEFDALMALLEKPVEGPEKKTASGAHRSAAKRKGRKTAKKRSSTSRTPRQSTRGASRSEEAPRGTKKKRGSVKSGGKRGAVKAGRKKAAFKSKPVNRKVKSKGKPPKGKPAAGKPKRNKRN; this is encoded by the coding sequence ATGTCTTCCCCCGATGGCGAAAAAAAAATTCGATTACAGAAGTTTCTCGCCGCAGCCGGAGTCGGTTCCAGAAGGCGTTGTGAGGAACTCATTCTGAAGGGGCTCGTGTGCGTTGATGGCGAAGTTATCAATCACGCTGGAGCGATGGTCGATCCAGACCATCAGAAGATCGAAGTTGAAGGCGATTACCTCAAGAAGGAGCCAAAACGGTATTATCTGTTGCATAAACCGGCCGGCTATCTTTGCACCAGCAAGGACCCTGCGGGACGTCCATTGGCCATTGATTTAATCGACCGAGAGCACTATCGCCTTTTCACGGTAGGACGACTCGATGAAAACAGCGCGGGGCTTCTTCTCGTGACTAACGATGGTGAGCTGGCCAATCGCCTGGCACATCCCCGTTACGAAATTGCTCGCACCTACGAGGTTCAAGTCGCCGGTCGCCCAACTCCGGAGACGTTGGGATCCATCCGAAATGGATTGTGGTTCTCGGATGGGTTCTTCAAAGTCGCTCGTGTAAAACAGTTGAATCGTAGAGGTAACAGCACGTTTCTCCAGGTCGAGTTGCATGAGGGCAAGAACCGGGAAGTTCGTCGCTTGTTCGCCCGTGTTGGCCATAAAGTGATGCATCTGCAGCGAGTTCGATTTGGCCCTCTGAATCTTGGGCGATTAGGCCTAGGCAAATACCGGTCTCTCACGAAGACCGAGTTTGACGCTCTGATGGCTCTGCTGGAAAAACCAGTCGAAGGCCCCGAGAAGAAAACGGCTAGCGGAGCCCACCGTTCGGCTGCAAAGCGAAAAGGTCGTAAAACGGCGAAGAAGAGAAGCTCAACTTCCCGAACTCCTCGGCAGTCGACTCGCGGTGCAAGCCGGTCGGAAGAAGCGCCCCGAGGTACGAAAAAGAAACGGGGCTCTGTGAAATCGGGTGGAAAAAGAGGAGCCGTCAAAGCGGGGCGTAAAAAAGCGGCATTCAAATCGAAGCCGGTTAATAGGAAGGTCAAGTCAAAAGGGAAACCTCCTAAAGGGAAACCGGCCGCTGGAAAACCAAAACGAAACAAACGAAACTAG
- a CDS encoding dihydroorotate dehydrogenase electron transfer subunit, which produces MADNNLAGLVTTSCQQRVTVVEQEQLARSTYRICLRCPDIAKQIVPGQFFMIRVPDSADPLLGRPFALFDVYEENGEVVGLDFGYVVVGKITNIMADWQPGQEVEIWGPLGNGFPEPSGGSLMMIAGGIGQTPFLATAREALGLHQYPNRKTDSRPTDVTLCYGARSKEYLAGLELFDLPGLNLEITTDDGSAGHHGLVTQLLKKSIVEGNAPDRVYTCGPVPMMKAVRDICLEANIPSWLSLETPMACGFGACFSCVTRVRMPDGEWDYHRTCVEGPVFPGAALELD; this is translated from the coding sequence ATGGCAGATAACAATCTTGCAGGCCTTGTCACGACTTCCTGTCAGCAACGCGTGACAGTAGTCGAACAGGAACAACTGGCCCGGTCGACCTACCGAATTTGTTTACGATGCCCTGACATTGCTAAACAGATTGTTCCCGGTCAGTTCTTTATGATTCGAGTACCGGACAGCGCCGATCCGCTGCTGGGGCGGCCATTCGCGCTCTTCGATGTGTACGAAGAAAATGGAGAAGTGGTCGGGCTCGATTTTGGCTATGTCGTCGTCGGGAAAATCACAAATATCATGGCCGACTGGCAACCTGGCCAGGAAGTCGAAATCTGGGGACCTCTGGGGAATGGTTTCCCTGAACCTTCGGGTGGTTCCCTGATGATGATTGCCGGGGGAATTGGACAGACCCCCTTCCTCGCCACCGCGCGGGAAGCACTCGGACTGCATCAGTATCCCAATCGCAAGACGGATTCGCGACCAACAGATGTGACCCTCTGCTACGGTGCTCGCTCCAAAGAGTATCTGGCTGGACTTGAGCTGTTCGATCTGCCAGGTTTGAACTTGGAAATCACAACGGATGATGGTTCAGCAGGTCATCATGGCTTGGTGACTCAACTGTTGAAGAAGTCGATCGTTGAGGGCAACGCTCCCGATCGCGTCTACACCTGTGGCCCGGTGCCGATGATGAAAGCGGTACGCGATATCTGTCTGGAAGCCAATATTCCCAGTTGGCTTTCACTCGAGACGCCGATGGCCTGTGGTTTCGGCGCCTGTTTCAGCTGTGTGACGCGCGTTCGCATGCCTGATGGCGAATGGGATTACCACCGCACCTGCGTGGAAGGCCCCGTATTTCCGGGAGCCGCGCTGGAACTCGATTGA